TCTGTTATATCACCAGATAAAAACTCATCATTTAGTTCGTTATTAATCAAATCAATAAGAGTTGAAAAATAATTATCTACTTGCTGATATTGAATATGATATGCTTCTTTTTCATAATCAGCTAATTCACTAAAGATATCTTGAAGTCTTTTCTTTTCGGATTCTAAATTTTCAATTAATTCTTTAACAGAGCGATACATAATTCCTCCTTAAATAAACATATCCTGCAAGAGTTTCTTTTTCAACGTCTCAAGCTGAGTAATTTTTTCTCGGTAACCGTTGATGAGGTTATCGAGATTTGAAAAGTAAGCGCCAATGGCATGTTGTTCCTCCATAGCTGGATAGTGTAAAACAACTTTTTCTAAGTCGTTTTTTCTTAAGTGAACGACTGATTTACCTTGTGCTCTTTTAATCAATTCTTTCTGTTGACTTCCATTTGAAATGGTTAAAGCCAAAAAGATAGAGTCCACTTTATTTTCATCTGGATTGATTATATTTAAATCACCACCCAAAATAATTCCTGATTTTTCAACAACTGACGCTCTTGAAATATCCTCTGCACTTTCACCAGATGCTGGAACTATAACTTCTCCACCTTTACTAATCACAGCATTTACTTTTACTGTAGTAACAAAAGTATTAACTTTAGAAATTACAGTTTGGTAATTAGTATAAAGTCGACCATATAGAATTATCTCTTTGCCAGAATTAACCAAGTCATTTTTGGTATATCCATTCCCTTTAGAAAAACTAGCTAATTCTTTTAAAGTTTGAACTTCCCACTCACCTTCAAATCCATCCAAACGAATCTCAGGAACTGTCTGTCCAGCTTTGGGAAACATCTTGGAGAGCATGGTCGCCTTGAGAGCTTGGTAGTTGGCGAGATTGTCTTTGTAGCTTGCCAAAAGGTCGTCGAGGGTGCGGAAAAGGGAACCGATAGCGGATTGTTCTTCAATCCTTGGAAGACTTATTTTCTTAGAAAGTAAGTCTTCTTTAGTAATTCCTTTAATTGAAGTTCCTTGTAGCTGTGTACTTTCTTTTTGCAGCATTCTATAGATACTATAGACTAGAAAATGAGTATCTCCTTTTAAATCTGAGAGAGACAAAAAATCTTGGCTTGTTGCGTAATCTTGATCTATGATAGCCAATTTACCAACACCAACTCTGGTAACAACAGCAATAGAATTTTTAGGAATTAATTTAGCTGATGAATTTTGTAACCCCTCCTCTGAAATAAATTTTTGAGGTTTTACACCAAATAATTTATCCTTCTGTAAATCTGATGATTGAATCCACGGTATAGTGCCATCCCAAAAGATCGGCTCTTTGGTACTTGGAGTTCCTCCGGTTTTGAACTGACAAGCTGCATTACTAATCTTTACAAGAAGCCAATTCTCATCAAATTTATCAAATCTATATTTAGGTGATTCATTTTTCATTTATTACTCTTTTCTATACGAGAATGTATTCGATACCCTAACGCACTCTCAATTTTTTTCTTTCTATTTTTTAATTGTGCTAACATCAAATTGTTAGTATTTGGACTAATTTTATTAAAAATATGTTGAGCACGCTTTGCATAGCTAATAAAATTACTCGGATAATATTTGGATCTCCCAAAATCGGTATATAAAGAATAAATTTTATGTCGATTAGGCAATTTTGCCAGCCCTTTTCTCTTTTGTATTACTTTTGAATCATATATTAACTTTCGAGCATTTCTATAGAATTTATAGATACTCTTTTCTCTTATTTTTACATTTTTTCCATCAAACGAAAAACCTAAATAATCAATTTGGCATACTCTGTCATTATTATTTATAACGATTTTATCTTTGATAAAATAAGTTTTAATCTTCTCCAATTGTAAATATATTCTGTTTGTTTTTGAAAGGTCTTCAATAATTTCATTTACTTTTTCAACATAATCTTCTCCGTACTTATCAATTAGTTTTTCGATGTTCAAAACTAGAATAAAGTCATCTGAATATCTTTGATAAAAGCCATCGAAATCTTTGGAAATATCAGACATACATTTATCAAAATCAATAGCATAAATATTAGCTAATATTCCACTTAAAGAATTACCTTGTGGTATTCCGTAAGAATTCTTATTCAATTTACACTTATTTTCTTTTTTAAACTTTCTAAAATCTCTAATATTTTTAAAATAACTAATATAATTATGTTGAACCAAAGGATTATCAGAATTATCTAAAGTTTCCTTATCAATAAATGCAAATTTTGTTAAAGATTTATAAATATTATACCAATCTGGCGGTAATTGTTTAACATTTAAAATAGCAGACAATCTTTCCTTTAATAACTCATGATCAAGAGTATCAAAAAATTTTTCAAAATCACCAACTATAACATATGCAGTAGATTGTTTCTCTATGAAATGAATTGCCTCCGCTGCAAAATTAATGTTACTTTGATGCTTTCTATTAGTTCGATAAGCAACAGAATATTTATCAAGCTTTGCTTCTGTAATCCATTCGTTATAATAGATATTTAAAATATCGGAATAATATTTATAAATGAAACTATCTAAGTGACCCGAATACATTAGAGTACGTATTTTTTGTTTTACAGGCCTATTTCCCGTACTAGCACGCTCGTATCCAACAAATTTTTCTGATATTTTATTGTAACACAAAAAAGGAAGAAAGCTATGGTGAGCAATCTTCTCTGGGTTTACAATGTAATTCTTAACTTTATGAATAGAAACTTGTTTATCAATATGCAAATAACCTTTGCATCTATATAAATCAAAATTAATTTTTTTCATACATCAAAAGGAGCAATATTAACAATAGGTCGGTAATCCTAAAAAGTTAATATTGCACGCTTAACTACTATTACTAACTACCGAATATTAAATAATTGCTTGTTATCTTAAGAAGTGTAAAGAACAACATAAACTGTTTCACCTTTCTTGTATAGAAACACTCAATTAGAGTTTGCATAAGAGCCGAACTGAGCTCCGCTTCAATTGATAAGCGAAGGTCGGATCCAAAGTGCGGAATGTAGCGCTTTGATAGTTTCACAATAAAACACGCAGCGATGTAGATCGCTGAAAGATAAGCACAACCTATCTCTATTGTACCACGAAATTCTATCGTGAGCAATGTATAATCCAAAGAACAAGCTAAATCCAATATCCCATACGGCTATACCTATGGACGCTAACTATTTTATCATATATATTTAGTATAGTAAAGAAAATATTAATTTTTAGTAAACTAAATAAACTCATCTACCAACTCTCAGTGGCTCAATCACCTCTTCGACAAGTTGCTTACAAGCTTCCTTGATTTGTTTTTTATAGAGGAGAGGATTGAGGGCATCTGACACCTCAACTTTATAGTCCTTGTAACGCTGACTCTTGGTCAGTTGACTTTCTCCCAGTTGTTTTTTGGCTCCCTTGCGGTAGTGTTCGACATAGTAACGGAGTTCATCCTCTCCGACATACCAACGTTTGCTAAAGACTTGGATGTGTTGCTGGATAACAGCCTCGATCATCTGATCCAAGATATTTGCGATAGACTGGCCTCGATAGCTTTCTGGATTTGCTTGGACTTCTCTCCAAAGTTCAGTAATGATCTGGGCAAGATTTGGATTGGTCTTCTCAAGACTCTGAATATAGTTATCCACTGCCTCTCTATCTTGAGCGCTTAGGTTCTTTTCTTGACTTTGACCTTGTTCAATCAGGCTTTGGATCAGGGTTAGGATATAGGCATAATTGATTTCATCCACTTGAATAGACTCTAGTTCATAGTGGATATCAAGGGGCTCTCCTTCCTCAACACCATCATCTATTCGGCTTTTTAATTCGGCTAGGATGTTTTGATAGAAGCCTAGATAGGTTTCCAACACTTCTGCACTGAGTCCTGTCTGGGCGTAGATTTCTTCCTCATCATACTCTTTATAAACTCGGATAGAAGCTAGGTACTTATCAAAGACTTGATAGGCCTTGGCGAGCTTTCTCAACTCAGGTGTGGAGATTTGCTCGATTTGAAGCCCTTCCTCCGGATCATCGGTGATGAGATTTTGGAAATCACTACAACTCCGCAAAAAGTTTCTCTTCTCCTCTTCCCAGCTCGGCGCTAGGACCTCATTTTCTCCACCATTTGAGTAGAGTTTAAGGGCATTATCGACTGCTTCTTTAAAGGCTAAAGGCTTTTGGAAGGTGATGATATGACCATAAGTCTTACTAGAATCAAAGATCCGGTTGGTTCGACTAAAGGCCTGAATCAAGTCCTGTGGCTGCATAGGCTTTCTGTCGATAAAGAGAGTTGATAGACAAGGCGCATCAAATCCCGTTAAGAGACGATTGACCACGATAACTAAGTCCAACTGTTCATTGCGATAGATATACTTATCCTGTTTTCGAGCCAAACGGTTATTGACATCCGTATTAAAACCACGAAGATCCGCCATGGTAAAGTGGGTATCAAACTCTTGGTTATAGTCTAGTAAGACCTGCTTCATGTGGTCTTGGTTGGCTCTTGAGTCTTCTTCATTCTCTGTAACGGAGTAGGTGATGGTCGCCTTTGGAAAGTCTGGAAGGACCTGCTTGACCCTTTCCGACACCTTGACACGTGTCTGACCAGCCTTGACTCGTTTGAGTAGATCATAGTAGGCTTTGGCTTGAGGGATGGATTTAACGGTTAGGATGGCATTGTAGGTCTTACCTACTCCCTTTTGGAAGCCTAGCTGTTGGCGGGATTTATTGATAATGGCATCCAAGACTTCCAGCATATGCTCCTCATCTTCGTAGACACTATCTGGGACTTGATCTTCAGACTGTTCTGTGATGAGGGTATTGCGGTAATCGACCTTAAACCCTAGAACTGCGCCATCATGGATAGCTTCCTTGACCGTATATTCATGGAGACGGTCCCCATACTGTTGCTGAGTGGTTTGAGCTAGGTCACCGACCTGCTGGCGTTTATTTTCCTTAAAGATGGGGGTTCCTGTAAAACCATACCAGAGAGACTGCGGAAAAAAGGCTTTAATATCTTTTTGTGTTTGCGGTGTCACGGCACGGTGGCATTCATCCACCACAAAGGCCACTCGGAAGCCCTTGATTTTATCCGCATCTCTTTGGTAAAGACCTTGGTCAAATTTGCGCATCATGGTGGTGATTTTCTGGATGGTGGTCACCACGACACGCTTATCATTACTTCCTAGTCGCTTAACTAAATCATAAGTATTGTCCGTCTCATCGATATCAATGACATCATTGGTCGCATAGGAGAGGAAGGATGAAGTGGTCTGTTGGTCCAAGTCCCTGCGGTCAACGACAAAAATCGTCTTTTGGATAGAAGGAATTTGAAGGAGATTCCGCGCTACCTTATAAGAAGTCAAGGTTTTCCCTGAACCTGTCGTATGCCAAACGTAGCCAGACTCCTGACGACGTGAAGCTTCCTGAACCGCTTCGATAGCATGGATCTGGTAGGGACGCAAGAGGATAAGAGATTTCTTGCTATCATCAATGACAGAATACTGCATGACCATCTGGTGAGCACGAGGGATGGACAGGACTTCGTGGGCAAAGCTGGTCAAGCTCGTTATGGGTTGGTTATCCTTATCGACCCACTTGGTTAGAAATTGCTTGTTAAGTTTATTTTCTCTAGCTGCAGCGATATACCGTGTATCCACCTTATTGGTCACAACAAACATCTGCAAGCTAGAGTAGATACCACGGAACTTGCCTTCCCGATCATACTTTTTAATCTGATGAAAGGCATCTAAAAAGGCTACTCGGGGACTTTTAAGCTCGATTTGAATCATAGGCAAGCCATTGATGAGCAGGGTAACATCCAGTCTACGGTCTTGGTCCAGAGGATTTACTTTTTCTCGTTGGACTTGATTGACAACTTCGTAGCTAGACTTTCCTGCTGCGATATTGTCTCGCCAAATGACTGACAAACGGATGGTACCTAGACTTGCATCTTCTCTTTGAACCTCGACTTTGGCAATGCTATTTTCCCCGACCAACCACTTAGCAGCATCATAGTAGCTGACAAAGTTTAGTTGGTTCTGAATCTGACGTTTTTCCTGTGCTGTCAAGGGATTGTCTGCTAACAGAGCAACGTTGTTTTGGGCTAGTTTCTCAAAGAAATTGTCCCATAGTTGTTCTTCTGTTTTTAAGTCTTCTCTATAAGTCCATTGGCTTTCACCAGTTACCAGTTGGTTGATCAGTTGTTTCTCTATCTCCAGTTCTGGTTTCACCTGCATCATTCTCTCCTTTAACGATGTTCTACTGCCCTTATTATAACATGTTTACCATTTATTTCCTCACTCTCAACACTTTATGATCCAAAACGAT
Above is a window of Streptococcus cristatus ATCC 51100 DNA encoding:
- a CDS encoding reverse transcriptase/maturase family protein, which translates into the protein MKKINFDLYRCKGYLHIDKQVSIHKVKNYIVNPEKIAHHSFLPFLCYNKISEKFVGYERASTGNRPVKQKIRTLMYSGHLDSFIYKYYSDILNIYYNEWITEAKLDKYSVAYRTNRKHQSNINFAAEAIHFIEKQSTAYVIVGDFEKFFDTLDHELLKERLSAILNVKQLPPDWYNIYKSLTKFAFIDKETLDNSDNPLVQHNYISYFKNIRDFRKFKKENKCKLNKNSYGIPQGNSLSGILANIYAIDFDKCMSDISKDFDGFYQRYSDDFILVLNIEKLIDKYGEDYVEKVNEIIEDLSKTNRIYLQLEKIKTYFIKDKIVINNNDRVCQIDYLGFSFDGKNVKIREKSIYKFYRNARKLIYDSKVIQKRKGLAKLPNRHKIYSLYTDFGRSKYYPSNFISYAKRAQHIFNKISPNTNNLMLAQLKNRKKKIESALGYRIHSRIEKSNK
- a CDS encoding restriction endonuclease subunit S, producing the protein MKNESPKYRFDKFDENWLLVKISNAACQFKTGGTPSTKEPIFWDGTIPWIQSSDLQKDKLFGVKPQKFISEEGLQNSSAKLIPKNSIAVVTRVGVGKLAIIDQDYATSQDFLSLSDLKGDTHFLVYSIYRMLQKESTQLQGTSIKGITKEDLLSKKISLPRIEEQSAIGSLFRTLDDLLASYKDNLANYQALKATMLSKMFPKAGQTVPEIRLDGFEGEWEVQTLKELASFSKGNGYTKNDLVNSGKEIILYGRLYTNYQTVISKVNTFVTTVKVNAVISKGGEVIVPASGESAEDISRASVVEKSGIILGGDLNIINPDENKVDSIFLALTISNGSQQKELIKRAQGKSVVHLRKNDLEKVVLHYPAMEEQHAIGAYFSNLDNLINGYREKITQLETLKKKLLQDMFI
- a CDS encoding type I restriction endonuclease subunit R; this translates as MMQVKPELEIEKQLINQLVTGESQWTYREDLKTEEQLWDNFFEKLAQNNVALLADNPLTAQEKRQIQNQLNFVSYYDAAKWLVGENSIAKVEVQREDASLGTIRLSVIWRDNIAAGKSSYEVVNQVQREKVNPLDQDRRLDVTLLINGLPMIQIELKSPRVAFLDAFHQIKKYDREGKFRGIYSSLQMFVVTNKVDTRYIAAARENKLNKQFLTKWVDKDNQPITSLTSFAHEVLSIPRAHQMVMQYSVIDDSKKSLILLRPYQIHAIEAVQEASRRQESGYVWHTTGSGKTLTSYKVARNLLQIPSIQKTIFVVDRRDLDQQTTSSFLSYATNDVIDIDETDNTYDLVKRLGSNDKRVVVTTIQKITTMMRKFDQGLYQRDADKIKGFRVAFVVDECHRAVTPQTQKDIKAFFPQSLWYGFTGTPIFKENKRQQVGDLAQTTQQQYGDRLHEYTVKEAIHDGAVLGFKVDYRNTLITEQSEDQVPDSVYEDEEHMLEVLDAIINKSRQQLGFQKGVGKTYNAILTVKSIPQAKAYYDLLKRVKAGQTRVKVSERVKQVLPDFPKATITYSVTENEEDSRANQDHMKQVLLDYNQEFDTHFTMADLRGFNTDVNNRLARKQDKYIYRNEQLDLVIVVNRLLTGFDAPCLSTLFIDRKPMQPQDLIQAFSRTNRIFDSSKTYGHIITFQKPLAFKEAVDNALKLYSNGGENEVLAPSWEEEKRNFLRSCSDFQNLITDDPEEGLQIEQISTPELRKLAKAYQVFDKYLASIRVYKEYDEEEIYAQTGLSAEVLETYLGFYQNILAELKSRIDDGVEEGEPLDIHYELESIQVDEINYAYILTLIQSLIEQGQSQEKNLSAQDREAVDNYIQSLEKTNPNLAQIITELWREVQANPESYRGQSIANILDQMIEAVIQQHIQVFSKRWYVGEDELRYYVEHYRKGAKKQLGESQLTKSQRYKDYKVEVSDALNPLLYKKQIKEACKQLVEEVIEPLRVGR